The window CGGCATGGCCAGTCCGGCCAGTTCGACGCTGACCTGCTCGGCGAACCGGACCGCCGCCTCGCGCCGGGCCGCCGACAGCCGGGTGGCCAGTTCGGCCACCTCACCGGCGAGCCGCTTGCGTTCCCGGTCCAGCTCCTCGAGCAGGTCGTCGGAGGTGTCCAGCTCGGACAGCCGGGTCCGGGCCCGGTCCGCCCAGGCGACCACACCGTCGACGTCGTCGGCGTACTTGCGGGTCAACCCGCGCAACGCGGCCCGCCGCTCGTAGATCATCTCCAGTCGGGCCGGGTCGGCGTCCAGGCTGGCGAGGTAACCGGAAAGCTCGGCCGAGACGTCGCCGACCAGGGTCGCCACCTCGGCCAACCGGCCGGCAAGGTCACCGAGGGTACGGTCGACGCTCGCCTGCGCCTCCAGCGTGCGCCGGGCGGTGCCGAGCAGTGCGGTGACGTCCGGTGTCTCGTCCGCCGGCTCGGTGCCACCGGCGACGCACTGGTGTGCGAGCTGCGCGGCGGTCCGCAGCCCCTCGGCGTGCTCCAACCGCTGGGCCTCGGCCTTCAGGTCGTCGTCCTCGCCGACCTGCGGGTCCACCCGGGTGATCTCGTCCAACCCGAGCCGGAGCAGATCCGCCTCCTGGTTGCGCTCGCGGGCGTTGCGCCGCCGGTCGGCCAGGTCGTCCGCGACCCGGCGCCACTGGGCGTACGTCTCCCGCAGGGCGTCGAGCAGCTTCTCGTGCTCGGGGCCACCGAACCGGTCGAGCGAGGCACGCTGCTCGGCCGGGCGCAGCAGGCGCAACTGGTCGGACTGCCCGTGTACGGCCACCACCTGCTCGCCGATCTCGGTCAGCATCGACACCGGCATGCTCCGGCCACCGACGTGCGCCCGGGACCGCCCCTCGACCGTGACCGTACGGCTGAGCAGCAGCCCCCCGTCCTCGTCCGGCTCGCCACCGGCGTCGATGATCCGGGTGTGCACCGCGGTCGCGGTCGGCTCGGTCAGCCGGAGCCGACCCTCCACCAGCGCGCGGCCGGGGTCGGCCCGGACCCGTCCCGCGTCGGCCCGGCCGCCGAACAGCAGCCCGAGGCCGGTCACCACCATCGTCTTTCCCGCGCCGGTCTCGCCCGTGATGACATTCATGCCACTGGTCAGTGGCAATGTGGTGTCCTCGATGACGCCCAGCCCGGTGATGCGAAGCTCTTCCAGCACAGCACCCGACAGTAGTGGCGAGGCCCGACACTTGACCACCCGACGGGCGGCACCAACCCGAGCGTTCGACCCCACGACGGACCCGACCCGAGGCGAAACACCGGCACGCCGCGCTCCGATGACGCCGAACACCCGGATCCGACAGCACTGCGTCAGGTCAGGACGCCGCTGCGTCACCTGTCGCGGTGTCATGTCCGGAACGTGACAAGAGCCTGTTTCATCAGGCAGCTGAGAACACGCTCGCCGCGACGCGGCGGATCCAGCCCACCGGGCGTGGTCGGTGGCCGCGTGAGCGTCGGTTCGAGCGGGCTGCGAGCCCTCGCCCGGACCACCACCGGTCAGCTCCCGGCGACCTGGGCTGCGCCCCCGCCGACCCGTCGTCTCCCCCGCTAGCTGCGGCCGCCGCGCCAGCCCTGCACCGGCAGGCCGAACTTGGCCACCAACCGGTCGGTGAACGGACGCGGCCGGAGCCGGACGATCCGTACCGGCAGGGCGCCGCGTTGCACCGTCACCCGCGCGCCCGGCGGCAGGTCGTAGACCCGTCGGCCGTCGCAGCAGAGCACGGCCAGGGTGGTGAACGGGTCCACAGTGATCACGAAGGTGGACGTTGGGGCGGTGACCAGCGGGCGGCTGAACAGCGCATGCGCGCTGATCGGCACCAGCAGCAGCGCCTCCACCTCCGGCCAGACCACCGGGCCACCGGCGGAGAAGGCGTACGCGGTCGAGCCGGTCGGGGTGGCACAGACAACGCCGTCGCACCCGTAACGCGACAACGGCCGGCCGTCGACGTCGACCAGCAGCTCCAGCATCTGGGCCCGTTCGCCCTTCTCCACACTGGCCTCGTTGAGCGCCCAGGACTCGATCGTCGGGCCACCCTCGAACTCGGCCCGTACGTCCAGGGTGAGTCGCTCGTCCACTGTGTAGTCCCGGCTCACCACGTCCCGTACGGCCAGGTCCAGGTCGTGGATCTCCGCCTCGGCCAGGAATCCCACCTTGCCGAGGTTGATCCCGAGCAGCGGGGCCTTGGCCGGTCGGGCCAGGTCGGCGGCACGAAGGAAGGTACCGTCGCCGCCGAGCGCGAACACGATCTCGGCACCCTCGGCGGCGGTGGTCCCGCTCACCGGAACCACCCCGGGCAGGTCGAGGTCCTCCGCCTCCTCGGCGATCACCCGTACCTCGAAGCCCGCGGCGATGAGGTCCGCCGCGACCGTACGGGCGTGCTCGGTACTGCGCCGACGGCCGGTGTGCGTGACGAGCAGTGCCGTACGGCTCATCGGATCTCCTCTTCCTCCGTCGTCCGGCCCTCGCCGGCCAGACCGGCCAGCACCACCGCGCGCACCCGCTCCTCGTCGGCGGGTGGCGCGCCCTGGCGCAGCCAGACGAAGAACTCCACATTGCCACTCGGCCCCGGCAGCGGACTCACCGCCACGCCAGCCAGCCCCAGGCCCAGCTCGGCGGCGGAGGTGGCGACGTGGAAGACGGCCTCGGCGCGCAGCTCCGGATCGCGGACCACCCCGCCCGGTCCGACCCTGGTCCGGCCGACCTCGAACTGCGGCTTGACCATCAGCGCCAGGTCACCGTCCGGACTGGTGCAGCCGGCCAGCGCGGGCAGCACCAGCCGCAGTGAGATGAACGACAGGTCGGCCACGGTGAGGTCGACCTGGCCACCGATCAGGTCGGGGGTCAACGTACGGACGTTGGTGCGCTCGAACAGCCGTACCCGCTCGTCGCTCCGCAACGACCAGGCGATCTGCCCGTAGCCGACGTCGACCGCGACCACCTCGGCCGCGCCGCCGCGCAACAGCACGTCGGTGAAGCCGCCGGTGGAGGCGCCCGCGTCCAGGCAGCGCCGGCCGGTCACGGTGAGCCCGTCCGGGCCAAACGCGGCCAGCGCGCCGGCCAGCTTGTGACCGCCCCGGGAGACGTACTCCTGGGTGGGGTCGTCGCCGATCACCCGGACCGCGTCCGCCGGGTCGACCATGGCCGCCACCTTGCGGGCGGCCATGCCCTTGACCTGGACCCGCCCGGCCTCGACGAGCGAGGCGGCCTGCTCGCGGGAACGGGCCAGACCGCGGCGGACGAGTTCGGCATCAAGCCGGGTGCGACGTGCCATGCGAGGGCTCTCCGGTGGGAAGGGGGTGCGTCAGGCCTGGTCGATGGTGGCCAGGGTCTCCTGAAGCGTATTGTGCGCGGCCTCGTACTGGGCGATCTGGTCCGCCGGGGGTAGGTCGGCGGCGTTCGCGATGGCCTGGAGGGCCGCGTCGACCGCCGGGTGCCCCGACCCGTCGGTGGCACCCGGGTCTCGGTGGTCGGCCGGACGGGCGACCGGGGGTGGTGCCGGCCGATAGCCCCCGGGTACGCCGGGACGCGGCGGTCCGGGTACGGGAGCGGTGCTCACTGCGGACCGGAGCCGGTGGCGGGCGGCAGCTTCTCCGCCGTGACCTTCTTGGCCGGCCGGGGCAGCCGCTTCGCGGCGATCTTCTTCGCGGTCGCCGGCGGGGGCTGTTCGGCCGCGGCCTTCTTCGCCAGGCTCGCGGCCTTGTTGGCCACCGCCTTCTTCGCCACGGCCTTCTTCGCTACCGCCTTCTTCGCCACGGCGGCCTTGTTGGCCACCGCCTTCTTCGCCACGGCCTTCTTCGCTACCGCCTTCTTCGCCACGGCGGCCTTCTTCGCCACCGGTTCGGGGGTGTTCTCGGGTCCTGCCGGAGCCGGCGCGGCGGCGGCCGGCGGCGGCGTGCTCGGACCGGCGGCGGCCCGCGCCCCCCGCAGGTCCCGCTCCAGCTCGGCGACCCGTTCGTTCAGGCTCGCGACCTCGTCCGCCGTCGCCAGACCGACCGCGCCGAGCGCCCGCTCCACCTCGAACCGGACAAGCTTGGTCATCGCCTCCCGGTTGGCGAGCCCGGTCGACCTCAGTTCCTCGGCCAGGGCCTGCAACTGGGCCGCGGTGGCGCCGCCCTGACCGACCAGCTTCCTGGCGACCGTCTGGGCCCGCTTCCTGGACGACTCCGTCACGCCCATGGCCAGTTCCAGGTAGGCCCGCCACGCGTCCTGCATACCCGAATCCTTTCGCTGTCGGACTATCAGCTGTCACGCTACCGGGCGCTGGTCACCCCCTGGTGCGGTACGGTGCCGGGGAACGTGCGTGGCGTGCGACGAGGAGGGCGAGCATTGGCCAGCGTTGACGAGTGCCGACAGGCGTTGCACGATCTGGCTGCGCGGATGGATGCGAACGCGGCCCAGGTCCGGGACCATGCCAACCTCGAGCGGACCCTGGCGTGCCGGGTCAGCGACCTGGACTACGCCTTCCACGGCCGGATCAGCGACGGACGACTGCTGGACCTCGCCGACGGCGACGATCCGGACGCCAAGATCGCCCTGACCACCACCAGCGAGGATCTTGTCGCCCTGGTCGCAGGCCACCTCGACATCCCTAAGGCGCTCGCGGCCCGGCGGGTGTCGGTCGACGCCAACCCGTTCGACTTGCTCAAACTTCGCAAACTGCTCTAAGCAGCACAAACTGTTCTAGCAGCGCAAACTGGAACAAGCAGAACGCCACGGCCGTAATCGGCCGTGGCGTTGCTTCGAGTGATCGGCGCCGCTTCCCGGGTCCGGCCCTGCGTCGGCTCGTGTCAGTTCAGCCGCTCAGCCGGACAGGCCGAGTTCGCGCAGGGCGCCGCCGGCGGCATCCGATCCCGGACGGACCGAGCTGACCGGGTGACCGGACCAGGCGAGGGCACAGAGCAGCCGCAGCGCGTCAAGCGGACGCCCGGCACCGGTCAGCGTGGGCACCGCCCCGTCGACGGTGACCTGCCAGCCGCCCCCGGCGACCACGGCCGGATCCCCCTGCGGAGCGGGCAGGTCGTGCAGGCCCACCACCGCGTCGGCGTCGAACAGCCCCCGCAGGTCGTGTGCCACGTACGTCGGCCGGGACGACGGTGACGCGAGAAGCAGGTCGGCCGCCCTACTCACCCCGGTCAGTACGAGCAGGCTGTCCATGCCGGCCCGGCCGGCTCCCTCGATGTCGGTGTCCAGCCGGTCCCCCACCGTCAACGGCCGCCGCGCCTCGTGCTGACGGGCGGCGGTACCGAAGAGGGCGGATTCCGGCTTGCCGACGACAAGGTCCGGTTCCCGGTCCAACGCCGTACGGAGCACCGCCACCAGCGAGCCGTTGCCGGGCAGCGGACCCCGAGGGCTCGGCAGCGTACGGTCGGTGTTGGTGGCGACCCAGAACGCTCCCGCCCGGATCGCCACCGACGCCTCGGCAAGCTCGGTCCAGCCGACCTGCGGGCCGTAGCCCTGGACAACCGCGACCGGTGACTGGTCGGCCCGCTCGACCAGCGTCAGCCCGACGGCACGTACCTCCGCCCGCAGGGCCTCGGCACCGACCACGAGCACGGGCGCGCCCGCCGGGAAACGCTCGGCGAGCGCCGCCGCCGACGCGACCGCGGAGGTGAGCACCTCGCCGGGCTGGGCGTTGACACCCAGCCCGACGAGCAACTCGGCCACCTCGGTGGGACGACGGGACGCGTTGTTGGTCGCGTACGCCAACGGCTTGCCCTCGCCGTGCAACCGGGCCACCGCCTCGACCGCACCCGGAATGGGGCGGTCGATCAGGTAGATGACGCCGTCCAGGTCGAAGATGACCAGGTCGTACGCATCGACCAGCCGTTCGCCCTGGACGGCGCTCATGCTCCGACCGGCCCGGTACGGTCCGCCGACTTGTCCTCGGCGTCGCCACCCTGGTCCGACGATGTCGACTCCGAGCCGGCGTCGGTCACCGCGGTTGCAGTCCCATCGCCCGCCCCGCCGTCGACCACGTCAGCGTCATCCTCTTCATCGCTGTCGTCATCGTCGTCATCGTCGTCTTCATCGCTGTCGTCGTCATCGTCGTCGTCATCGTCGTCATCGTCGTCGTCTTCGTCGTCGTCGTCTTCGTCGTCTTCGTCTTCGTCGTCTTCGTCGTCTTCGTCGTCTTCGTCGTCGTCTTCGTCGTCGTCTTCGTCTTCGTCGTCGTCGTCGTCGTCGTCTTCGTCGTCTTCGTCTACATCAGTGGCCTCGGCGTCGACGTCGTCACCGGCCTCGTCCTCGTCGAGTTCCTCGTCGCCCTCCAGGACAACGCCGTCGAGCTCGAGCAGCCGCTCGGCCGCGTCGGTCTCGGAGTCCTCGTCGGCTTCGGCCGCGCGGGCGAACCACTCACGCGCTTCCTCACGCCGGCCGTTGGCGAGCAGCGCATCGGCGTAGGCATAACGCAGCCGTGCCGCCCAGGCCTCGTTGACGGCACCGGTGAGCTCGCGAACCTGCAGCATCGCCACCGCTGCGTCGCCCTGCCCCAGGTCACCTCGGGCGCCTGCGGCCACGATCAGCAGCTCGATCGCCTGCGCGGGGTCCATCGACTCACGGTCGGCCCCCCGGAACAGGTCGATCGCCCGTTCCGGCCGCCCGAGCGCCCGCTCACAATCGGCGAGTACGGGCAGGTGCGTCTGCTTGCCGCTCATCCGGTGGTACGTGCGCAGCTCGGCGATCGCCGTCTGCCACTCCCCCGCGTGGTACGCGGCCAGCCCCACTGCCTCCCGTACGGCCGAGATGCGCGACGCGAGTCGCCGGGCGGCGAGAGCGTGTGACAGCGCGAGCGCCGGCTCCTCGTCGATCAGTTGCCCGGTTGCCACCAGGTGCCGTGCCACCGTGTCCGCTACCGGCTTGGCCAGCGACAGCAATTCCGCCCGTACGCCGCTGTCCAGGTCGGTCGCGACGATCTCGTCCGGAAGTGCCGGAGCGTCGACGCCACCGATCTGGTCGCCATCGCGCGACGTGGCCCGGTCGAACCGGTTCGGGCCACTGTCTCCCCGTCCCCGGTCGCCACCTTCGCGGCCACGGTAGCCGCCATCCCGGTCCGAGCCTGACGTCCCACGGCGGTCATCCTGGCGCGGCCGGTCGTCCCTGGCCGGACGCGATCCGCCCTGGTCACGCCGAAAGCCACCACGGGTGTCGCCGCCAGCGCCGCCTTCACGCGGCGGCCCCGAGCGGTAACCACCCTCACGCGGCGGACCGGAACGGAAGCCGCCCTCACGCGAACCGCCACCATCACGCGAACCGCTACGGAAGCCGCCCTCACGCGAGCCGCCGCTGTCCCGGGGACCGCTGCGGTAGCCACCCTCGCGAGAACCGCCGCTGTCGCGAGGGCCGGAGCGGAAGCCTCCATCACGTCCTCCACCACGGGAGTCGCCGCCGGCTCCACCGTCACGCGGGGGCCCGGAGCGGTAACCGCCGTCACGGGAACCGCCGCTGTCGCGCGGACCCGAGCGGAAACCACCCTCACGCGGGCCGCTACGGAAGCCGCCGTCACGGGAACCGCCACGGGAGTCCCGGTCACCACCGAAACCACCCTCACGCGGCGGACCGGAACGGTAACCACCATCGCGCGAACCACCGCCGTCACGGGGACCGCTACGGAAACCACCCTCACGGGGACCGCCACGGGAGTCGCCGCCGGATCCACCGTCACGCGGGGGGCCGGAACGGTAACCACCCTCGCGGGAGCCGCCACCCTCACGCGGGCCGCTACGGAAGCCGCCGTCACGGGAACCGCCACGGGAGTCCCGGTCACCACCGAAACCACCCTCACGCGGCGGACCGGAACGGTAACCACCATCGCGCGAACCACCGCCGTCACGGGGACCGGAACGGAAACCACCCTCACGCGGGCCGCTACGGAAGCCGCCGTCACGGGAACCGCCACGGGAGTCCCGGTCACCACCGAAACCACCCTCACGCGGCGGACCGGAACGGTAACCGCCGTCACGTGAACCACCGCCGTCACGGGGACCGGAACGGAAACCACCGCCACGGGAGTCGCCGCCGGCACCACCCTCACGCGGGGGACCGGAACGGTAACCGCCGTCACGGGAACCGCCGCTGTCGCGCGGACCCGAGCGGAAACCACCCTCACGCGGGCCGCTACGGAAGCCGCCGTCACGGGAACCGCCACGGGAGTCCCGGTCACCACCGAAACCACCCTCACGCGGCGGACCGGAACGGTAACCACCATCGCGCGAACCGCCACCATCACGGGAACCGCCGCTGTCACGAGGACCGGAGCGGAAACCACCCTCACGCGGCGGACCGGAACGGTAACCACCGTCACGGGACCCACCACCACCATCACGGGGGCCGGAACGGAATCCGCCCTCGCGGGAGCCGCCGCCGTCACGCGGGCCGCTGCGGTAGCCACCCTCGCGGGAGCTACCGGCGCCATCGCGGGGGCCGGAGCGGAAACCACCATCGCGGGGACCCCCACGGGAGTCC of the Micromonospora sp. NBC_01796 genome contains:
- a CDS encoding phasin family protein; this encodes MQDAWRAYLELAMGVTESSRKRAQTVARKLVGQGGATAAQLQALAEELRSTGLANREAMTKLVRFEVERALGAVGLATADEVASLNERVAELERDLRGARAAAGPSTPPPAAAAPAPAGPENTPEPVAKKAAVAKKAVAKKAVAKKAVANKAAVAKKAVAKKAVAKKAVANKAASLAKKAAAEQPPPATAKKIAAKRLPRPAKKVTAEKLPPATGSGPQ
- a CDS encoding NAD kinase translates to MSRTALLVTHTGRRRSTEHARTVAADLIAAGFEVRVIAEEAEDLDLPGVVPVSGTTAAEGAEIVFALGGDGTFLRAADLARPAKAPLLGINLGKVGFLAEAEIHDLDLAVRDVVSRDYTVDERLTLDVRAEFEGGPTIESWALNEASVEKGERAQMLELLVDVDGRPLSRYGCDGVVCATPTGSTAYAFSAGGPVVWPEVEALLLVPISAHALFSRPLVTAPTSTFVITVDPFTTLAVLCCDGRRVYDLPPGARVTVQRGALPVRIVRLRPRPFTDRLVAKFGLPVQGWRGGRS
- a CDS encoding alkyl sulfatase C-terminal domain-containing protein gives rise to the protein MASVDECRQALHDLAARMDANAAQVRDHANLERTLACRVSDLDYAFHGRISDGRLLDLADGDDPDAKIALTTTSEDLVALVAGHLDIPKALAARRVSVDANPFDLLKLRKLL
- the recN gene encoding DNA repair protein RecN; the encoded protein is MLEELRITGLGVIEDTTLPLTSGMNVITGETGAGKTMVVTGLGLLFGGRADAGRVRADPGRALVEGRLRLTEPTATAVHTRIIDAGGEPDEDGGLLLSRTVTVEGRSRAHVGGRSMPVSMLTEIGEQVVAVHGQSDQLRLLRPAEQRASLDRFGGPEHEKLLDALRETYAQWRRVADDLADRRRNARERNQEADLLRLGLDEITRVDPQVGEDDDLKAEAQRLEHAEGLRTAAQLAHQCVAGGTEPADETPDVTALLGTARRTLEAQASVDRTLGDLAGRLAEVATLVGDVSAELSGYLASLDADPARLEMIYERRAALRGLTRKYADDVDGVVAWADRARTRLSELDTSDDLLEELDRERKRLAGEVAELATRLSAARREAAVRFAEQVSVELAGLAMPHARIEVAVLPRPVGRAEPTLTVNGVEVGVGPDGADEIELRLLAHPGAPSLPLQRGASGGELSRVMLAIEVVFAGSGGPPTLVFDEVDAGVGGQAAVEIGRRLARLARSHQVLVVTHLPQVAAFADRHLVVAKDTGGAVTTSGVRVVEDTDRARELARMLAGLPDSDLGIAHAEELLAVAAKDRRP
- a CDS encoding Replicase polyprotein 1ab — encoded protein: MLSLAKPVADTVARHLVATGQLIDEEPALALSHALAARRLASRISAVREAVGLAAYHAGEWQTAIAELRTYHRMSGKQTHLPVLADCERALGRPERAIDLFRGADRESMDPAQAIELLIVAAGARGDLGQGDAAVAMLQVRELTGAVNEAWAARLRYAYADALLANGRREEAREWFARAAEADEDSETDAAERLLELDGVVLEGDEELDEDEAGDDVDAEATDVDEDDEDDDDDDDEDEDDDEDDDEDDEDDEDDEDEDDEDDDDEDDDDDDDDDDDDDDSDEDDDDDDDDSDEEDDADVVDGGAGDGTATAVTDAGSESTSSDQGGDAEDKSADRTGPVGA
- a CDS encoding TlyA family RNA methyltransferase, whose protein sequence is MARRTRLDAELVRRGLARSREQAASLVEAGRVQVKGMAARKVAAMVDPADAVRVIGDDPTQEYVSRGGHKLAGALAAFGPDGLTVTGRRCLDAGASTGGFTDVLLRGGAAEVVAVDVGYGQIAWSLRSDERVRLFERTNVRTLTPDLIGGQVDLTVADLSFISLRLVLPALAGCTSPDGDLALMVKPQFEVGRTRVGPGGVVRDPELRAEAVFHVATSAAELGLGLAGVAVSPLPGPSGNVEFFVWLRQGAPPADEERVRAVVLAGLAGEGRTTEEEEIR
- a CDS encoding HAD-IIA family hydrolase, with product MSAVQGERLVDAYDLVIFDLDGVIYLIDRPIPGAVEAVARLHGEGKPLAYATNNASRRPTEVAELLVGLGVNAQPGEVLTSAVASAAALAERFPAGAPVLVVGAEALRAEVRAVGLTLVERADQSPVAVVQGYGPQVGWTELAEASVAIRAGAFWVATNTDRTLPSPRGPLPGNGSLVAVLRTALDREPDLVVGKPESALFGTAARQHEARRPLTVGDRLDTDIEGAGRAGMDSLLVLTGVSRAADLLLASPSSRPTYVAHDLRGLFDADAVVGLHDLPAPQGDPAVVAGGGWQVTVDGAVPTLTGAGRPLDALRLLCALAWSGHPVSSVRPGSDAAGGALRELGLSG